A window from Chaetodon trifascialis isolate fChaTrf1 chromosome 5, fChaTrf1.hap1, whole genome shotgun sequence encodes these proteins:
- the LOC139331095 gene encoding voltage-gated monoatomic cation channel TMEM109 isoform X2: MTACASGSGRGGGAMPRFFLTISMLVLLLAVGCAGAEAEPPAVTLRTLIVETYQEVQRYAESVVGSGVIRSAVEFLEMVIRFLAEGAASGLNVIAVYVTEILRVTGFDASLTLPRFTPEGVTSIAQWGLVALIGYWVLTIVLRLLICVTRRVFWMMKTVLALWLFGLIVTDKTATADTTAVRLGVLVLGCVLLTLLTSGSEKTFAVDNRLSSLESRLKAIEKRKGE; the protein is encoded by the exons ATGACCGCTTGCGCGTCTGGCTCTGGGCGCGGCGGAGGTGCCATGCCTCGGTTTTTCCTCACCATCTCTATGCTGGTGCTCTTGTTGGCGGTGGGCTGCGCTGGAGCCGAAGCTGAGCCACCGGCCGTCACACTCCGCACTCTGATCGTCGAAACCTACCAGGAGGTCCAGCGTTACGCGGAGTCGGTGGTTGGAAGCGGCGTGATCCGGTCAGCTGTTGAG TTTTTGGAGATGGTGATCCGATTCCTGGCTGAAGGAGCTGCCAGCGGCCTGAACGTCATCGCTGTTTATGTCACAGAGATCCTCAGGGTCACAGGATTCGATG cctcactgacGTTGCCTCGCTTCACTCCAGAGGGCGTGACTTCCATTGCCCAGTGGGGTCTGGTGGCCCTCATTGGCTACTGGGTGCTGACCATTGTTCTCCGTTTGTTGATTTGTGTGACGAGGCGAGTGTTCTGGATGATGAAAACTGTCTTGGCGCTCTGGCTTTTCGGACTGATCGTGACCGACAAGACTGCCACTGCGGACACCACGGCGGTTCGCCTGGGCGTCCTGGTGCTGGGATGCGTCCTGTTGACTCTGCTCACTTCGGGCTCTGAAAAGACTTTTGCAGTGGACAACAGGCTGAGCTCCCTGGAGAGCCGGCTGAAGGCAAtagagaagaggaaaggggaaTAG
- the tmco6 gene encoding transmembrane and coiled-coil domain-containing protein 6, with the protein MWRLNKVRHKAGRQGDSLEEFKFRRREHEKALRQARRDRQLVSKRLLTEDEDQPEVNMDTRSGEQDVVSLFHKLQHSGPEREADLKALSKALREPSAQLTFIKQENSMHLLVGLLTGSNAMCRLQAVRCLHELSHSPHSNVAPSCLPATPYLLTYLSGQSPKFTELCLYTLGNLCPDSDDVKEKLLAQGIMPALAGCIENQRHNLAVVEAVGFTLSQLLQAKDAAEKIIPVVLASSLPSHLLSVLTPDPNFGLAPAIECAWCLHYLTCSMEDNRVLLAHGALLKCNSLLVSLGGAVAEGNIEEGVELLICPLLRCVGNLLSSCPVEDLSTKLGDVDIVVALCAILQAYLQTQPALARESAWVLNNLTAYSSALCSALLTLNLVPGLIQLLPFSRGINTMILRVLANIAHKKKEFCVQLAHLGLLSALCATLKMADQEMVTLSMDVLFMLVVSGPQVAKEFVRQGGLSLLEAGQYNSEEKIRRRATHLLEHHLLSYSSYSSVDNIPSS; encoded by the exons ATGTGGAGGTTAAACAAAGTTCGGCACAAAGCTGGACGACAAGGCGACAGCTTGGAGGAGTTCAAGTTCAGGAGGCGAGAGCACGAAAAAG CACTGAGACAGGCccgcagagacagacagcttgTAAGCAAGAGACTGCTGACTGAAGATGAGGACCAGCCAGAGGTCAACATGGACACTCGCTCAGGGGAACAG GACGTGGTCAGTTTGTTCCATAAACTCCAGCACAGCGGACCGGAGAGGGAGGCCGACCTGAAAGCCTTGAGTAAAGCTCTCCGCGAGCCATCAGCACAGCTCACCTTCATCAA GCAGGAGAACAGCATGCATCTTCTGGTTGGTCTGCTCACTGGCTCTAATGCTATGTGCCGTCTGCAGGCTGTTCGCTGTCTTCATGAGCTGTCGCACTCTCCCCACTCCAATGTGGCTCcatcctgtctgcctgccacCCCCTACCTGCTCACCTACCTGTCTGGTCAGAGCCCCAAGTTCACT GAGCTGTGTCTCTACACACTAGGTAATTTATGCCCAGACAGTGATGATGTAAAAGAGAAACTCCTGGCTCAGGGAATCATGCCAGCTCTGGCCGGTTGTATTGAG aaccAGAGACATAACCTTGCAGTGGTGGAAGCTGTGGGCTTCACCCTCTCTCAACTTCTCCAGGCTAAGGatgcagcagagaaaataatccC GGTGGTCCTGGCCTCCAGTTTACCTTCACACTTGTTATCAGTCCTAACTCCTGACCCGAATTTTGGCCTGGCACCTGCCATTGAGTGTGCGTGGTGTCTGCATTACCTCACATGCAG CATGGAGGATAACAGAGTGCTGTTGGCTCATGGGGCTCTTTTGAAGTGCAATTCACTGCTAGTGTCACTCGGGGGCGCTGTGGCTGAAGGAAACATAGAAGAAGGAGTGGAGCTG ctcatctgtcctctgctgaGGTGCGTAGGAAACCTCCTTTCCTCCTGCCCAGTGGAAGACCTGAGCACAAAATTGGGTGATGTTGATATTGTAGTTGCTCTGTGTGCCATTCTTCAGGCCTACCTGCAGACCCAGCCAGCTTTGGCCAGAGAGAGCGCCTGGGTCCTCAACAACCTCACAG CTTATTCCAGTGCTCTGTGTTCTGCTCTGTTGACTCTCAACCTGGTCCCTGGACTGATCCAGCTCCTCCCGTTCTCTCGAGGCATTAATACGATG ATCTTGAGGGTTCTAGCAAATATTGCCCACAAGAAAAAGGAGTTCTGTGTCCAGCTGGCCCATCTTGGATTGCTGTCTGCACTCTGTGCCACACTGAAAATGGCCGACCAAGAGATGGTGACCCTGAGCATGGATGTCCTGTTCATGCTAGTCGTTAGTGGTCCACAG GTGGCCAAGGAGTTTGTGAGGCAAGGCGGGCTTTCACTGTTAGAAGCCGGTCAGTACAACAGCGAAGAAAAGATCAGACGAAGAGCGACACATCTGCTGGAGCACCACCTGCTGTCCTACTCATCCTATTCCTCG GTGGACAACATCCCAAGTTCCTGA
- the tcof1 gene encoding cylicin-2, translated as MSVNAPQHELLRLIYRHLKEYGYHSAADELQRHSPQGKAELSASLLDIYGSWLNNSKKKRQSGSAKHSGVKERGRSPAQAAKVQTPSSSNWTQAEDDSSSDGEGLSQSLLPQTPPASSKKATPAKPAIAAASPNKRKPVSPVTAVPTAPGESSETTDISDNEGNPAAAVRTPKKKSSSTCEQGAPTAAVRTPPVATPKKKKDKPAKKAETQKKKPVPAKRKKTEGKSAENGVKAKKSKTQTRGSFVAAGGDDSDSDSSLDVEKWKNLILHMTEADIAKMDTINALDSSTPQPKTKRVRKPRAKPPAKKDAPVQQNKGTDEKVEDKAMTETPTKNSTPKKSSAKKTPPVTSATAGQGQNISAVEDRTATSTLSPSKQTPAKEKRKAVTPNEEKTDETASQPKKKKKKDTTRKEDEVEEKTNETKKDKDSKEEKKKKNEITDQELGDKPAEETKKAKGAKGGSKKNEHEEEMMERSRNGNDENEEIVEPIVQEKKAKKKKKEKSDSEEKSKQKVEESSEQIAEGVQENTEAKKKPKKKKKEKTDIVETPEQRAEEKKVKKKNKSADSEGISERKAEDDEENSEEIAEKVKENTEAITEEKKTKKKKDRSDSEENSEQIVKVKKRKKKDKATRKEEMSAQIDEENTAETQRSESSDREEKTEQVIKVKRKKKKDSSLKSDPVDTEPLPPPIPETPSPPTEKKKKKSKLKSTDVPETPEASVQDAAATETLQTPSSDTHKKKKKSSKSTEL; from the exons ATGTCTGTGAATGCACCGCAGCACGAGCTGCTCCGGCTCATCTACCGCCATTTGAAGGAGTACGGTTACCATTCAGCGGCGGATGAGCTCCAGAGGCACAGCCCACAg GGCAAGGCAGAACTATCTGCATCATTACTGGACATCTACGGTTCCTGGTTAAA TAACTcgaaaaagaaaaggcagtcGGGCTCAGCCAAGCACTCCGGGGTTAAAGAACGAGGGAGGAGTCCGGCTCAAG CTGCAAAAGTCCAAACTCCGTCCTCCTCCAACTGGACTCAAGCTGAGGACGACAGCAGCTCAGATGGCGAGGGGCTGAGTCAGAGTCTCCTGCCGCAG actcctcctgcttccagtaAAAAGGCAACCCCAGCTAAACCAGCGATAGCAGCAGCATCTCCAAACAAAAGGAAACCAGTGAGCCCAGTCACAGCTGTACCTACAGCCCCAGGCGAGTCCAGTGAAACCACTGACATATCAGACAACGAAGGAAATCCAGCAGCTGCG GTCAGAACTCcgaagaagaaaagcagcagcacctgtGAGCAGGGAGctccaacagcagctgtgaggacACCACCTGTCG CCAcaccaaagaaaaagaaggataAGCCTGCAAAAAAGGCGGAGACGCAAAAGAAGAAG CCCGTACCAgcgaaaaggaaaaagacagaaggtAAATCTGCAGAAAACGGCGTCAAGGCGAAGAAATCAAAAACCCAAACAAGAGGCAGTTTTGTGGCTGCCGGAGGAGATGATTCAGACTCTGACAGCAGCTTGGATGTCGAGAAATGGAAGAATCTGATCCTGCACATGacag AGGCTGACATAGCCAAGATGGACACCATCAATGCTCTGGACTCCTCTACACCACAACCCAAGACAAAGAGGGTGAGGAAGCCCCGGGCCAAGCCCCCTGCAAAAAAAGACGCTCCTGTTCAACAGAATAAGGGGACGGACGAAAAGGTGGAGGACAAAGCCATGACAGAAACACCAACAAAGAACAGTACACCCAAGAAAAGCAGCGCAAAAAAGACTCCTCCTGTGACCTCTGCCACCGCGGGCCAAGGGCAGAACATCAGTGCTGTGGAGGACAGAACAGCTACGTCCACTCTGTCCCCGTCAAAACAGACGCCGgcgaaagagaaaaggaaagctgTGACTCCTAATGAAGAGAAAACTGATGAGACAGCGTCCCAGCctaagaaaaagaagaaaaaggacacaacaagaaaagaagacgaggtggaggagaaaacaaatgagaccaaaaaagacaaagacagtaaagaggaaaagaaaaagaagaatgaaaTCACAGATCAAGAGTTGGGTGATAAACctgcagaggagacaaaaaaggcaaaaggaGCCAAAGGAGGTAGTAAAAAGAATGAGCATGAAGAAGAAATGATGGAGAGGAGCAGAAATGGGAATGATGAGAATGAGGAAATTGTGGAGCCAATAGTGCAGGAAAAGAaagccaagaagaagaaaaaggagaaaagtgaTAGTGAGGAAAAATCGAAGCAAAAGGTTGAAGAAAGTTCAGAGCAGATCGCTGAGGGAGTCCAAGAAAATACAGAGGCAAAAAAGAAacccaagaagaagaaaaaggagaaaacggACATTGTGGAAACtccagagcagagagctgaagaaaagaaagtaaagaagaagaataagTCAGCTGATAGTGAGGGAATATCCGAGCGAAAAGCTGAAGACGACGAAGAAAATTCAGAGGAGATAGctgaaaaagtgaaagaaaatacaGAGGCAAtaactgaagaaaagaaaaccaagaagaaaaaggacagaagTGACAGTGAGGAAAATTCAGAGCAGATAGTCAAagtaaagaaaaggaaaaaaaaggacaaagctACTCGAAAAGAGGAGATGTCGGCGCAGATAGACGaagaaaatacagcagagacgcagagatcagagagcagtgacagagaggaaaagacagagcagGTCATCAaagtgaagaggaaaaagaagaaggactCGTCTTTAAAAAGTGATCCAGTTGACACAGAGCCACTACCTCCACCCATCCCTGAGACGCCGAGTCCTccaacagagaagaagaaaa AGAAAAGCAAGTTGAAATCCACTGACGTCCCTGAAACGCCTGAAGCTTCTGTCCAAGACGCCGCAGCCACAGAGACCCTCCAGACGCCCTCCAGTGACACCCACAAAAAG aaaaagaaatcttcCAAGAGCACCGAGTTATGA
- the LOC139331419 gene encoding membrane-spanning 4-domains subfamily A member 4A-like: MEDTESTAPERTTGRNGDQGGDQKLLMSSKPLHRFIQKEPKSLGIVIVIFGCAELLMGFNLATENTDTSYGIYIPFWQGLLFLVCGNLSIYTEVHPSKKMVTVCLAMYVISLIGIIVSGGYRIYCLSHYSYLRHSVFWRHDWPDNEWFLYRVEQLFGVECILFTSSLCVSVLLIFLCTVARLALKSTRTQVIVQCIPPPPSDTPTN; the protein is encoded by the exons ATGGAAGACACCGAGTCAACAGCTCCAGAGAGAACAACAGGAAGGAATGGAGATCAGGGGGGGGACCAAAAGCTGCTGATGTCCAGCAAGCCTCTGCATCGCTTCATCCAAAAGGAGCCCAAAAGTCTTGGG ATTGTCATTGTGATCTTTGGCTGTGCAGAGCTCCTGATGGGGTTTAACCTGGCCACTGAGAACACGGACACTTCCTACGGAATCTACATTCCCTTCTGGCAGGGACTTCTG tttcTTGTCTGTGGAAATTTGTCTATCTACACTGAGGTACATCCATCCAAGAAGATG GTGACTGTGTGCTTGGCCATGTATGTGATTTCTCTCATTGGAATCATAGTCTCTGGTGGCTACAGGATATACTGCCTCAGTCATTATAGCTACCTTCGACACAGTGTATTTTGGAGGCACGACTGGCCAGATAATGAGTGGTTTTTATACAGAGTG GAACAGCTTTTTGGTGTTGAATGCATACtgttcacttcctctctgtgtgtgtccgtgctTCTCATCTTCTTGTGTACCGTCGCACGTTTAGCTCTGAAGTCCACACGCACTCAG GTTATTGTCCAGTGCATCCCGCCACCACCGAGTGACACGCCGACAAACTAA
- the rnf20 gene encoding E3 ubiquitin-protein ligase BRE1A: protein MSGQKRPADPSGSSSSGAPPEKRREREGEDGGAGVSAAAGGSTAVETVIKLGGVSNSEEQDIKALQAKNRKLGEALDQRQVIEDELRERIERLETRQATDDASLLILNRYWNQFDENIQLTIRRYDQASSEPEKSLAGEGRSLKPETPEPDGDSNQERAKDRGQQGEAANSFLATLASSSSEEMEAELQERVESSMKQAHHVVEIYECLKNTVDQLKAELDSGAEGSQWQIASKLNSLLTSENERLQQLTEDLKQKHSHMTSESRSLGRAANKADQRVSELQVLIEELQWDMEKIRRRENRLNAHLIEILERVNSKGYKVCGEASSVCGTITINKRKFEEMNSEMEENTELADNRLIELQKLQQDLQNVHQENNSMKAELLSRAEGLVKETSEYRCLQSQFSVLYNESLILKAQLDETRARLNTTRTARLRQLEHMENDEVALQRKVRTEVFQLEDTLAQVRKEYEMLRIEFEQTLAANEQAGPINREMRHLISTLQTHNQQMKGEVVKYKIRLRETQAELNQVRATKGSAILQSQSSTEMDVKDETTSPSTPAISGEPVIKTEPDNGSSTPSSTGASVKTEPGVEPEAAVKEEEKEEKKEKEEKKEKDMIKKEEKDREREKEKEKERERPTRSSGSSSLIKEEKEKPGSSSQPEESAGERLSMVGGSKRKEMEQLKIVRAELKKAQESQREMKLLLDMYRSAPKEQRDKVQLMAAEKKSKSEGEELRQRLRELEERERREGKKMADEEALRKIRSVEEQIDILNKKLSIAKQEEDALLSEMDVTGQAFEDMQEQNIRLMQQLREKDDANFKLMSERIKSNQIHKLLKEEKEELADQLLTLKTQVDAQLQVVRKLEEKERLLQGTISTAERELALRTQALDMNKRKAQDSALLSEEVRTQLEQVQQRLNLVREEVVENSISREKESFNARRAQEDISKLRRKIEKAKKPAEKISNGDDILNEEINDYKARLTCPCCNSRVKDAVLTKCFHVFCFECVKTRYDTRQRKCPKCNAAFGANDFHRIYIG, encoded by the exons ATGTCGGGACAGAAGCGTCCTGCGGACCCCAGCGGTTCCTCGTCCTCCGGTGCGCCCCCAGAGAAgcggagggagagggaaggagaggacgGAGGAGCCGGTGTCAGCGCCGCTGCCGGGGGGAGTACCGCGGTAGAGACGGTCATCAAACTGGGTGGAGTGTCCAACTCG GAAGAACAAGACATCAAAGCTCTGCAGGCCAAGAACCGAAAACTGGGAGAAGCTCTTGATCAAAGACAA GTGATTGAGGATGAATTGCGAGAGCGAATTGAGAGACTGGAGACCCGCCAGGCCACTGATGATGCCAGTCTGCTGATCCTCAACAGATACTGGAACCAG tTTGATGAAAACATTCAACTGACCATCAGGCGTTACGACCAAGCAAGCAGCGAACCTGAGAAATCTCTGGCAGGTGAAGGACGGAGCCTCAAGCCAGAAACTCCAGAGCCTGACGGCGACTCCAACCAGGAGAGGGCCAAGGACAGAG GCCAACAGGGAGAGGCTGCAAACTCCTTCCTGGCCACTCTggcgagcagcagcagtgaggagatggaggctgagctgcaggagagggTGGAGTCCAGCATGAAGCAGGCCCATCATGTGGTGGAGATCTATGAGTGTCTGAAGAACACTGTGGACCAACTGAAGGCAGAGCTGGACTCTGGTGCTg AGGGCAGTCAATGGCAGATAGCTTCCAAACTGAACTCCCTCCTGACCAGTGAAAATGAGCGCTTGCAACAGCTGACTGAGGACCTCAAGCAGAAGCACAGTCACATGACAAGCGAG TCCCGGTCTCTGGGTCGCGCCGCTAACAAAGCAGACCAGCGTGTCagcgagctgcaggttctgatCGAGGAGCTCCAGTGGGACATGGAGAAGATCCGCCGCCGAGAGAACAGACTGAACGCACACCTGATCGAAATACTGGAGAGG GTAAACAGCAAAGGCTATAAGGTGTGTGGGGAGGCCAGCAGTGTTTGTGGGACCATCACCATTAACAAGAGAAAG TTTGAAGAAATGAAcagtgagatggaggagaacacAGAACTGGCAGACAACCGCCTCATTGAGCTGCAGAAGCTCCAGCAGGACCTGCAGAATGTACACCAGGAGAACAACAGCATGAAG GCGGAGCTGCTCAGTCGAGCTGAGGGCTTGGTAAAAGAGACGTCTGAGTATCGCTGTCTACAGTCGCAGTTTTCTGTGCTCTACAATGAGTCTCTGATCCTCAAGGCTCAGCTAGATGAGACACGCGCTCGTCTCAACACCACCAGGACGGCACGGCTCCGACAGCTGGAACACATGGAG AACGATGAGGTGGCTTTGCAGAGGAAGGTTCGTACAGAGGTGTTCCAGCTGGAGGACACGCTGGCTCAGGTCAGGAAGGAGTATGAGATGTTACGCATCGAATTCGAACAGACTCTTGCCGCCAACGAGCAAGCAG GTCCCATCAACAGGGAGATGCGTCACCTGATCAGCACGCTGCAAACCCACAACCAGCAGATGAAGGGAGAGGTGGTGAAGTACAAGATCAGACTAAGAGAGACTCAAGCTGAGCTCAACCAG GTCCGCGCCACAAAGGGGAGCGCCATCCTCCAATCGCAGTCGAGCACAGAGATGGACGTGAAGGATGAGACAACATCTCCTTCGACCCCAGCCATCTCTGGGGAGCCTGTGATCAAGACAGAGCCCGACAACGGCTCCTCCACCCCCAGCAGCACCG GAGCCTCAGTGAAAACGGAGCCTGGAGTAGAGCCTGAGGCAGCagtaaaagaggaggagaaagaggagaagaaagagaaggaggaaaagaaagaaaaggacatgataaagaaagaggagaaagaccgAGAgcgggagaaagagaaggagaaggagagagagaggccgaCCCGCAGCAGCGGGAGCAGCAGTTTGataaaagaagagaaggagaagccaGGGAGCAGCAGCCAGCCTGAGGAGTCGGCCGGGGAGCGCCTTTCTATGGTGGGAGGGtcaaagaggaaggagatggagcAGCTGAAGATTGTCCGGGCAGAACTCAA GAAAGCCCAGGAGTCCCAGAGGgagatgaagctgctgctggacatgtACCGCTCAGCACCaaaggagcagagagacaaagtccAGCTCATGGCCGCAGAGAAGAAGTCCAAGTCAGAG GGAGAGGAGCTGCGGCAGAGGctgagggagctggaggagagggagaggagggagggcaagAAAATGGCAGATGAAGAGGCTCTGAGGAAGATCCGCTCTGTGGAGGAGCAGATCGACATCCTCAACAAGAAGCTCTCGATAGCGAAACAG gaggaggacgcaCTGCTGAGCGAGATGGACGTGACGGGCCAGGCGTTCGAGGACATGCAGGAACAGAACATCCGTctgatgcagcagctcagagaaaaaGACGATGCCAACTTCAAGCTGATGAGCGAGCGGATCAAGTCCAACCAGATCCACAAGctgctgaaagaggagaaggaggagctggCCGACCAACTGCtcactttaaaaacacag GTCGATGCGCAGCTGCAGGTGGTGAGGAAGCTCGAGGAAAAGGAACGCCTGCTGCAGGGCACCATCAGCACTGCTGAGAGAGAGCTGGCACTTCGAACACAAGCTTTGGACATGAACAAACGCAAG GCTCAGGACTCGGCGTTGCTGTCGGAGGAGGTGCGAACTCAACTGGAGCAGGTTCAGCAGAGGCTCAACCTGGTCAGAGAGGAAGTTGTCGAGAACAGCATCTCCAGGGAGAAAGAGTCCTTTAATGCCCGACGAGCACAG GAGGACATCTCCAAACTCAGGAGAAAGATCGAGAAGGCGAAGAAACCAGCTGAGAAAATCAGCAATGGAGATGACATCCTAAATGAAGAAATCAATGACTACAag GCTCGTTTAACGTGTCCCTGCTGCAACTCTCGGGTGAAGGATGCGGTGCTGACCAAGTGCTTCCACGTCTTCTGCTTCGAGTGCGTGAAGACACGCTATGACACGCGTCAGAGGAAGTGCCCCAAGTGCAACGCCGCCTTCGGAGCAAACGACTTCCACCGCATTTACATCGGCTAA
- the aldob gene encoding fructose-bisphosphate aldolase B: MTHQFPSLSPEQKKELSDIAQRIVAPGKGILAADESTGTMGKRLQKINVENTEENRRCFRDLLFSSDPSISDSVGGVIFFHETLYQKSDNGKMFPQVVKDKGIVVGIKVDKGTAGLNGTDGETTTQGLDGLSERCAQYKKDGCDFAKWRCVLKISDGCPSALAIAENANVLARYASICQQNGLVPIVEPEILPDGDHDLLRCQYVTEKVLAAVYKALSDHHVYLEGTLLKPNMVTAGHSCSKKFTPQEVAMATVTALRRTVPAAVPGICFLSGGQSEEEASINLNAINQVPLHRPWKLTFSFGRALQASALAAWQGKTANKTAAQTAFSSRAKINGLASKGEYKPSGSADQASMKSLYTASYVY, translated from the exons ATGACTCATCAGTTCCCCTCCCTGTCTCCGGAGCAAAAGAAGGAGCTCTCTGACATTGCTCAGAGGATTGTGGCTCCAGGAAAGGGAATCCTGGCTGCAGATGAATCAACAG GGACCATGGGAAAGCGCCTCCAGAAGATCAACGTGGAGAACACTGAGGAGAACCGACGCTGCTTCCGtgacctcctcttctcctccgaTCCCTCCATCTCAGACAGCGTGGGTGGGGTCATCTTCTTCCATGAGACGCTCTACCAGAAATCAGACAACGGCAAGATGTTCCCCCAGGTGGTCAAAGATAAGGGCATTGTCGTGGGCATCAAG GTGGACAAAGGCACAGCTGGTCTAAATGGAACAGATGGAGAGACCACCACACAAG GTCTTGATGGCCTCTCGGAGCGCTGCGCCCAGTACAAGAAGGACGGCTGTGACTTTGCCAAGTGGAGGTGTGTCCTCAAGATCTCAGATGGCTGCCCATCAGCTCTCGCCATTGCAGAGAACGCCAATGTCCTTGCCAGATACGCCAGCATCTGCCAACAG AACGGCCTGGTGCCTATTGTGGAGCCAGAGATCCTGCCTGACGGAGACCATGACCTGCTGCGCTGCCAGTATGTCACAGAAAAG GTTCTGGCTGCTGTGTACAAGGCTCTGTCTGACCACCACGTGTACCTGGAAGGCACTCTGCTGAAGCCCAACATGGTCACTGCTGGACACTCCTGCAGCAAGAAGTTCACCCCTCAGGAGGTTGCCATGGCCACAGTGACCGCTCTGAGGCGCACCGTCCCCGCTGCTGTGCCTG GCATCTGCTTCCTCTCTGGAGGccagagtgaggaggaggccTCCATCAACCTGAACGCCATCAACCAGGTGCCCCTCCATCGTCCCTGGAAGCTGACCTTCTCTTTCGGCCGTGCACTCCAGGCCTCTGCTCTCGCAGCTTGGCAGGGCAAAACAGCCAACAAGACGGCTGCGCAGACAGCTTTCAGCAGCAGGGCCAAG ATCAATGGCCTGGCTTCCAAAGGAGAGTACAAGCCCAGCGGCTCAGCTGACCAGGCCTCCATGAAGTCTCTGTACACTGCCAGCTACGTCTATTAA
- the LOC139331095 gene encoding voltage-gated monoatomic cation channel TMEM109 isoform X1, with protein sequence MTACASGSGRGGGAMPRFFLTISMLVLLLAVGCAGAEAEPPAVTLRTLIVETYQEVQRYAESVVGSGVIRSAVESAVLFLESLLGQENVYTVAMFLEMVIRFLAEGAASGLNVIAVYVTEILRVTGFDASLTLPRFTPEGVTSIAQWGLVALIGYWVLTIVLRLLICVTRRVFWMMKTVLALWLFGLIVTDKTATADTTAVRLGVLVLGCVLLTLLTSGSEKTFAVDNRLSSLESRLKAIEKRKGE encoded by the exons ATGACCGCTTGCGCGTCTGGCTCTGGGCGCGGCGGAGGTGCCATGCCTCGGTTTTTCCTCACCATCTCTATGCTGGTGCTCTTGTTGGCGGTGGGCTGCGCTGGAGCCGAAGCTGAGCCACCGGCCGTCACACTCCGCACTCTGATCGTCGAAACCTACCAGGAGGTCCAGCGTTACGCGGAGTCGGTGGTTGGAAGCGGCGTGATCCGGTCAGCTGTTGAG AGTGCAGTGTTGTTTCTTGAGTCATTGCTTGGTCAGGAGAACGTCTATACGGTGGCCATG TTTTTGGAGATGGTGATCCGATTCCTGGCTGAAGGAGCTGCCAGCGGCCTGAACGTCATCGCTGTTTATGTCACAGAGATCCTCAGGGTCACAGGATTCGATG cctcactgacGTTGCCTCGCTTCACTCCAGAGGGCGTGACTTCCATTGCCCAGTGGGGTCTGGTGGCCCTCATTGGCTACTGGGTGCTGACCATTGTTCTCCGTTTGTTGATTTGTGTGACGAGGCGAGTGTTCTGGATGATGAAAACTGTCTTGGCGCTCTGGCTTTTCGGACTGATCGTGACCGACAAGACTGCCACTGCGGACACCACGGCGGTTCGCCTGGGCGTCCTGGTGCTGGGATGCGTCCTGTTGACTCTGCTCACTTCGGGCTCTGAAAAGACTTTTGCAGTGGACAACAGGCTGAGCTCCCTGGAGAGCCGGCTGAAGGCAAtagagaagaggaaaggggaaTAG